ATGTTAAGATCTAGCGGAGGGAGGGTTTTAAATTCTGCGCCCCAATTCAGATAGCCATAAACCGCGGTAGCGAGGTAAAAACCTTGCAGTGCTAATTCGGCGTAAATCTTTCGGCGAAAACAAAGGACGCTGAAAAATATGGAGGCCAAAATGGCAAATAGCCAAGACCAGATGCTTTCGTAGCTCAGCAGAATGGTATAAAGTAAACTGCTGATTACGGCTAAAACCTCAAGGCTATTCCACCTTAATGCTCTCAATAGTCTTTAATTTCCATGGAAAAAAGATCCCCTTTCAAGACTTTCAGTACGAAAGGACTCTGACCATCTTCAAATGAACGGGTGATCTCTTGTTGCAGGATAGGGAAGAGCTTTTCTGCCGGACCAAAGATTTGAGTACTGATGGGATTTACCTGAATTTTAAGCTCAGGATGTTGATGTAATCTTTCCAAAAAATCATCCACTCCATCGAGGTATGCATCCCGCAGGGGATATTTAGAAATTTCAATGCTAATGTCCATGCTAAAAACTGTGTATGGCCTCGGCGATATCGGCCATGGCTTCCGGATTTTGTTCGAAGAGATTTCCCACTACAATCACATCGGCACCAGCCTCCACTAAAGCACGGGCGGTGGCCGCATCGCGAATTCCTCCTCCTACGATTATAGGGCGGTCAATCGACTTGCGTACTGCCTTCACCATTTGGGGGCTTACCGATTTAGAAGCTCCGCTGCCACCATCCAAATAGAAATAACGCAGACCTAAAAACTCACCAGCCATAGCAGTGCAAGCAGCAATGTCGGGCTTCTCATAGGGAAGGGCCTTGCTATTGCTCATGTAAATAGCGGTGGTGGTAGTTCCGCAATCTACCAGCATATAGGCTGTGGGTAGAACTTCAAGCTTGGAGCTTTTCAGGTAGGGAGCGGCGATTACGTGATTGCCAATCAACAAATCCGGATTGCGACCAGAAATGAGACTGAGGAATAAAATTCCATCCGCCTGATCCGAAATTTGCAAAACACTACCCGGAAAAAGCAAAACTGGAATCGAAGTATGCGCTTTAACGGTGCGTAAACACTCTTCCAAACTATCACGACTAAGTAAACTTCCGCCTACAAAAATGAGGTCGGCTCCGTTTTCACTCGCCTTAGTACAAAGCTCAATGAGCTCCTTTTCAGAGGGTTTGTCCGGGTCGATAAGTACGGCCAACATCTTTTTTCCACGCTGTTGGGCGCCGTCGATGATATGCGAAACTTTGGGCATCTCCATGAGCCCACAAACCTACTAAATTCTGCCCTTCAAGCCCCTGAGCCCAATGTGATGAAAGTGAAAATAATTAATGAAGGGTAAAGCAAAGGCAGTAATTATTCTCCATTTTAAAATATAAAGGGAAGATTTCCTGATCCTTGCCTTTGCGGATTAAACCTCGACTTACGGCACTGCGACCTTTGGCAAAGGGGGCAATTCGTATTTCTTTTCGAAGATCCAGATCAGGCGCATCATTTACTTTGATCAATGCTTCCTTAGCAGACCAATAGGCTGCAAGCATCTCCAGTTCTGGTTCTTTGCCCAAAGCGCCTAACTCCTGTTTACTCATATATCGACTGCAGAGCTGTAGCATTTGGGGACGATAAGCCTCTAAATCTAATCCTACTTTAAAATGCCTGCTGACCATTACCGCAGCGTAGTCTTTATTATGACTGATGGATAGACCTTTCCAATTTGGAATGGATGGGGCCCCATTGGAGCTGTACTCTATTTGCGGAGTTTCTTCTAAGATGTGTGCTAAAGCAGCGCGAGCCGCTAAAAATTCGGCTTTGCGATTGGGGTTTTTCAATTCTTGCAACCTTTTTTGGTCGCTACCGGAAAGCTCAGTTAAGGGGAAGTCCGGGCTTTCTTCCGCTTCTATTGACCAGATCGCCAGGTGGAAGTGTTCCCATCGATGCTCTTTATATAATGGCATATTGCTTTAGGATAGAGTTTTGCAGCCGAAGCATTTGCGGTATCTTTGCCGAAATTCGCAAAAAATCAGAAGATAATAGTATGAGTACAGCAGTTGGAAAATATATTCCTTATAAAGTAAAGGAAATTTCGTTAGCCGAATGGGGACGTAGAGAGATTGAGTTGGCAGAGGCTGAGATGCCCGGTTTAATGGCCCTTCGTGAAGAATATGGTAAAGAGAAGCCTTTGAAAGGTGCGCGTATTGCCGGATGTTTACACATGACCATTCAAACTGCTGTTCTTATCGAAACTTTGGTTGAATTAGGTGCTGAGGTTACCTGGTCATCTTGTAATATTTATTCTACTCAAGATCATGCTGCTGCGGCCATCGCTAAAGCGGGTATTCCTGTTTATGCCTGGAAAGGAATGAATGAGGAGGAGTTTGATTGGTGTATCGAGCAAACTTTGTTCTTCGGAGAAGAACGTAAGCCTTTAAACATGATTTTAGATGATGGTGGTGATCTTACCAATATGGTATTGGATCAGTATCCAGAATTAGCTGAGGGCGTAAAAGGCTTAAGTGAAGAAACTACCACCGGTGTTCACCGTTTGTACGAGCGTATGCGTAAGGGAACCTTGCCTATGCCTGCGATTAATGTGAATGACTCAGTAACCAAATCTAAGTTTGACAATAAATACGGTTGTCGCGAATCTGCAGTAGATGCTATTCGTCGTGCAACTGATATTATGATGGCGGGTAAAGTAGCCGTTGTTGCTGGTTATGGTGATGTGGGTAAAGGAACTGCAGCTTCATTGCGCGGTGCTGGATGTCGTGTTATCGTTACCGAGATTGATCCCATTTGTGCTTTACAAGCAGCCATGGATGGTTTCGAGGTAAAGAAAATGATCAATGCGGTTGAAGAGGGAGATATCATCATTACTGCTACAGGTAATAAGGATATCGTTACCGGAGCCCATTTCGAGAAAATGAAGGACAAAGCCATCGTTTGTAATATTGGCCACTTCGATAATGAAATCGATGTAGCTTGGTTGAAGTCGAATCACGGCTCTAGCCACGTAGAAATTAAGCCACAGGTGGATAAGTATACCATCAATGGTAAAGATGTGATTCTTTTAGCGGAAGGTCGTTTGGTGAACTTAGGTTGTGCAACCGGTCACCCAAGCTTTGTAATGTCGAACTCTTTCACGAACCAAACTTTGGCTCAAATCGAGTTGTGGAAGAACAGCGGTGATTACAAGAATGAAGTGTACACCTTACCTAAGCATTTAGATGAGAAAGTAGCTGAATTGCACTTGGCTAAGATTGGTGTAGAGCTGGATATTTTATCAGAGGAGCAGGCTCAATACATTGGTGTTGAAAAAGCTGGACCCTTTAAGCCAGAGTACTACAGATATTAGAATTTTAATTCTAGATTTTTTCACAAAGCCCGTATTCATGCGGGCTTTTTTAATTTATTACGCGTCGGAATCGCTTATTTATCTTAAGCTTAAGCGATTTTTGTTGTATTATTGTTACCGAAAGAGCGACTCTAATGTTTTCTACGATGAACGTTTTTCAGTTGATTGCAACGCATACGACCGATTTGGTTTGTTTGCATGATGCTGATAATACAATACGTTTTGCCACGCCTAGTTCCATGCGAGTTTTAGGCTATAAGGCGGAAACCCTAGTAGGGCGAAAACTCACCGATTTTTTGAGTGAGGATTTCATCAATGAGATGGACTTTACCACATTAATGCGCTTTTTCGATCAGCCTGGCACCCGGATTCGATATCAGATCAATCATGGTGAGGGCCGATTACGGTGGTTAGAGACTACTTACACAGAGCTCGAGGGAATCGGCAATGTGCAGTACCGTAGCTTAAGTACCACCCGTGATATTACGGAGAGTGTGCATTTAACGGAAGATCTGATGAATGCCCTATCCAAGGAGCAGGAACTTTCTAAGTTTAAAACCAATCTGTATTCTGTAGCCAGTCATGAGTTCAAAACGCCCTTAGCGGTGATTCAGGCCAATATTGAAATGCTGAAAGTAAAGCATACTCCCAAGATGATTAATCTGGGTCTGATCACTATGGAGGAGGAGGTAGATCGCCTCAATACCATGATCATGGATATGTTGGAACTGAAGAAGCTTACAACCGGTAGGCGAAACTTTAATTTGAGTAAAGTTGATTTTGTACAGATAATTAAAGAACTGATCAAGGAACACCAGGAATCCGGAACCAATAGCTGTAAATTAAGCTATCAGGTACTGGGAGAGTCCACGGAATTCCAGGCTGACTATTCTTTAATTCGCTACATTTTCAGCAATTTACTGGGAAATGCCATCAAGTTTTCAGATCCGGGATCGGAGGTGAAAGTGATGTTGGATTTCGAAAAAGATGATTTGGAGGTATCTTTTATAGATCACGGAATTGGAATTCCAGAAGAAGATCAATCCAAGGTTTTTCAATCCTTTTACCGCGGTTCAAATGTCAGCAATGTGCCTGGCACCGGGGTGGGATTATCGATCGTTTCCGAGTTTGTAAAGCTTCATAAAGGAAAAATTAAATTGGTGAGTGAGGTAGGAAAGGGAAGTACTTTCACGCTGAGCTTGCCTAAACTCTGATTGTTATGCAAAAGAAACTGCTAATTGTTGAGGACAACGAGAAACTGTTGAACTCTATGACCGCTCTCTTTGAAGACTACTTTCTGGTTTTCGAAGCGCACAACGGAATGGAAGGCTTGGAAAAATGCCGCCTGAACATGCCCGACATCATCATTAGTGATATCATGATGCCGGAAATGAATGGCTACGAGCTTACCGAAAGCGTGAAGTCTAATGAACGTACTTCACACATCCCCATCATTTTATTAACGGCCTTAGGTGAGGACGAACGCCGAATCGAAGGATATAACTTCGGGGCGGATGATTACATCGTAAAACCTTTTAAATTCGACATCCTCTTAGCAAGGGTAAATAACCTGCTAAAGACTCGGGAGCAATTGCGAAGAATTTACGATACTTCGGCTCCAATTAACCATGAGTTTGGGATTAAGGATCCCGTACTGTCACATATGGAAGCGCTTTTGGTGAACCATTTCCGATTCCGTAATTTCAGTATTCCTCAAATTGCCGAGCTCATGAATATGACCACGCCCAAGCTGGAGCGTGAAGTAAAGCGATTAACAGGAATGACGCCTATTCAGTATATCAATGATTTCCGACTGCATAAGGCGAAAAATATGCTGCAAACCGAGGATATGAGTATATTCGAAGTGTCTCACGCTTTGGGTTTCCGCAGCTTGAGTTATTTTGGGAAAGCCTATAAAGATAAATTTGGAATTTCCCCTTCAAAGACAAAACAACTATGAGTAATTCCGGGGTAAGCATCATGATCGTTGATAATGATCAGGTAAACAGCTTTGTACTCAAGAACATAATCATGCGTAATTATGCCGATGCCAAGGTAGAATTGTTGCCCGATGGTGCGGAGGCCCTGGAAGAACTTAAGCGGATGGACCAGAGTTCGGAAGATTTTCCGGCGGTTATCCTTCTCGATATTTATATGCCCGTAATGGATGGTTTTGAATTCCTTGATGCTTATGTGAAGGAATTTGCTCACAAGCAATCCATCATTTTTGCCATGAGTAATTCACTGATCAAAGAAGATCAGCAAAGAGCCAATGAATACGAAGTGGTAAAAGGATTTATTACCAAGCCATTGATTTATAATAATATCGAATTCATCATCGAAACCTACCTCCAGGAACGCGATAATTAATGCCTTCCTAAGACCTCGCACAAGGTCATGAAACGAAACAACCATAACAATCCTGGCCGTCTTGCTAATACCGAGGCGGCTTTTTTTTGCTTGAATGATATCGCTAACTAGTTGGAGTTTTTTTCTTCTGCTATTCTGATTAGCTTTAAGGTCTTAAGCCGATTTTTAATCTTTTTTCCAGCTTCTGATCTTGATTCGCTTTTATGGCACGCTTCATATTTCAGGTTTTCTTTGTTCTCTTGGGTTTTGTGCTTCAGGCTCAAGTCCAAGGCTTAAATCCGACTAATTATGGGCTCAGGGTTCAGGCTTTGACCCCTTATGGAAATCAGTTCCTCGCGACCACCCTGCAACCTTATTTTCTGAAATTTGATCAAAGTAGCCTTAGTCCCAATGGTTATACTGACTTTCAGGCCAGCTTTAAAGTAGAGAATTTAGCCGCATTGGGGGATACTATTCTTTACGAATGGAAGCAGCCTTATTTAAGCCAAGCTTGGGTGGTTTCTTATTCTAAGGATGCTGGGCAAACCTGGAACTTGCATCCGCATTTGCGCAACTACTCAGGTCAATTACACTTCTTTGACTCCCTCTTTGTAGTAGATGGGGAATACAGCTTAATCCGATATACCCTAGATGGAGGGAGAACCTACGATAGTTTGAACTTGGCAGGCGCGTCAATCTTGGGTAAAGATGCAAATGGGCTGTTTTTACGTAAATCTTTGGGAGATAGCCTGATGTACCTCGATGCCTCTGGGCCAAGTGGTATTGGGCTTTTAGATAGCAGTTTGGGCTCTTTAAATCATCTGCATAGGGGAGGGGGACATTATTTCTTGCTTCATAATTGGAGTGAGCTTATTGAATTAGACTCGGCTTTTAATTGGCTGCGTTCGGTACATCATTTTGATCCAGGCTTAAATTCCGATTTTAAATCATTTAAAAATGGAGATACGCTGGTTTATGCGAAGGGGGATTCTGTTTTGTATTCTTTGGATGTGGGTCAGTCTTGGTCAGTTGAGGGGATTAATGCTCCTTTAAATCGGGATCGTAAGTGTTTAGGGCTGCAAGGTTCCCAACTTATATATAGCCATGGGGCCGGTACTCTTTTGTTGTTCGATTTAAAGAATAGTACCCTTAGTTATAGTGGTCAGAATGCCTATCCGGGCCTTTATGAGCTTTGTGCAGCAGGACCTCAGTATGTAGGATTAGCGCCCCAGAGTTTTGCGGGATTAAATCCTGCCTTTAGTATTTTTCATCGTATGGATCAGCAAGGGAAATCCGTGGATACTAGCTTGGTTCCTTTTGCCTCAAACAGATTAGCTCCTGCTATGGCCTTTAAAGATTCCTTGAATGGTATTTATGCAGATCTAGGAATCTTTTATTACAGCAGTGATGGTGGCAAGTCTTGGCAATCTGTGCCAGATTCTGATACTGCTCAATACTTTAATATACAGGTTTCCAGAGACGCGAATTGTTATTTTGGATATGGTATAAGTAAACAAGGTGTTTTTCTATCGCGCGTAGATGATCTGGGAAATCGATCGGCACTCAATTTTAATTTTAGCGGCGGTAATAGAATTCGTGATATTGCCTTTAGCTCTTGTGATACCGGTTTAGTGGTTTCTGATTATGGGATCTATAAAACCACGGATGGCGGCCTGAGTTTTCAACTTGTACATCAGAGCTCTAAACTTTCTTGGCACTTGCAGTTTAAGCAGGATACGCTCTTTTTAGCAGGTCGCGATAGCAATTATTACTCCCTTGGTTATACCGGACCATTTATTCCGATTGCCGCCCAGCCTCATTATAATTGGCATGGAGAAAGTGGGCCTTATTTTTTCTTTAATTCCCATCGAGTAATTAGCTATGATGCAGATGAGAGCAAGTTTAGGATTGCCGATACTCGCCATAATTATAGTCAGAGCTTGAGCCTACCGGTGGATTATATTTATGATTTTCTGCCTAGTGATTTTGGTGCGGTAGCCATTGGCGCTGGAGGGCAGTTCTACGGTATTCGTGAGGAGGCTTTGTTTCCTGCGGATATTGCTTTGATTGAAGGGCTGTCATTGCAGCCTGAGATTAAAGTGTATCCAAATCCCAGTAAAGGTTATTTGATCATTGAAGGAGGGGATTTTAAAGAGTATAAGCTCTATAGCCTTAAAGGGTACTTACTGGATTCAGGTTATATAAATGAGCGTATTGATATTTCGAAGTTCCAATCTGGAATTTATATTTTGGAATTGAATGGCTTTGAAGAGTCTAGTTC
The Croceimicrobium hydrocarbonivorans genome window above contains:
- a CDS encoding response regulator → MSNSGVSIMIVDNDQVNSFVLKNIIMRNYADAKVELLPDGAEALEELKRMDQSSEDFPAVILLDIYMPVMDGFEFLDAYVKEFAHKQSIIFAMSNSLIKEDQQRANEYEVVKGFITKPLIYNNIEFIIETYLQERDN
- the ahcY gene encoding adenosylhomocysteinase — protein: MSTAVGKYIPYKVKEISLAEWGRREIELAEAEMPGLMALREEYGKEKPLKGARIAGCLHMTIQTAVLIETLVELGAEVTWSSCNIYSTQDHAAAAIAKAGIPVYAWKGMNEEEFDWCIEQTLFFGEERKPLNMILDDGGDLTNMVLDQYPELAEGVKGLSEETTTGVHRLYERMRKGTLPMPAINVNDSVTKSKFDNKYGCRESAVDAIRRATDIMMAGKVAVVAGYGDVGKGTAASLRGAGCRVIVTEIDPICALQAAMDGFEVKKMINAVEEGDIIITATGNKDIVTGAHFEKMKDKAIVCNIGHFDNEIDVAWLKSNHGSSHVEIKPQVDKYTINGKDVILLAEGRLVNLGCATGHPSFVMSNSFTNQTLAQIELWKNSGDYKNEVYTLPKHLDEKVAELHLAKIGVELDILSEEQAQYIGVEKAGPFKPEYYRY
- a CDS encoding PAS domain-containing sensor histidine kinase translates to MNVFQLIATHTTDLVCLHDADNTIRFATPSSMRVLGYKAETLVGRKLTDFLSEDFINEMDFTTLMRFFDQPGTRIRYQINHGEGRLRWLETTYTELEGIGNVQYRSLSTTRDITESVHLTEDLMNALSKEQELSKFKTNLYSVASHEFKTPLAVIQANIEMLKVKHTPKMINLGLITMEEEVDRLNTMIMDMLELKKLTTGRRNFNLSKVDFVQIIKELIKEHQESGTNSCKLSYQVLGESTEFQADYSLIRYIFSNLLGNAIKFSDPGSEVKVMLDFEKDDLEVSFIDHGIGIPEEDQSKVFQSFYRGSNVSNVPGTGVGLSIVSEFVKLHKGKIKLVSEVGKGSTFTLSLPKL
- a CDS encoding response regulator transcription factor yields the protein MQKKLLIVEDNEKLLNSMTALFEDYFLVFEAHNGMEGLEKCRLNMPDIIISDIMMPEMNGYELTESVKSNERTSHIPIILLTALGEDERRIEGYNFGADDYIVKPFKFDILLARVNNLLKTREQLRRIYDTSAPINHEFGIKDPVLSHMEALLVNHFRFRNFSIPQIAELMNMTTPKLEREVKRLTGMTPIQYINDFRLHKAKNMLQTEDMSIFEVSHALGFRSLSYFGKAYKDKFGISPSKTKQL
- a CDS encoding 4'-phosphopantetheinyl transferase superfamily protein; translation: MPLYKEHRWEHFHLAIWSIEAEESPDFPLTELSGSDQKRLQELKNPNRKAEFLAARAALAHILEETPQIEYSSNGAPSIPNWKGLSISHNKDYAAVMVSRHFKVGLDLEAYRPQMLQLCSRYMSKQELGALGKEPELEMLAAYWSAKEALIKVNDAPDLDLRKEIRIAPFAKGRSAVSRGLIRKGKDQEIFPLYFKMENNYCLCFTLH
- a CDS encoding T9SS type A sorting domain-containing protein, yielding MARFIFQVFFVLLGFVLQAQVQGLNPTNYGLRVQALTPYGNQFLATTLQPYFLKFDQSSLSPNGYTDFQASFKVENLAALGDTILYEWKQPYLSQAWVVSYSKDAGQTWNLHPHLRNYSGQLHFFDSLFVVDGEYSLIRYTLDGGRTYDSLNLAGASILGKDANGLFLRKSLGDSLMYLDASGPSGIGLLDSSLGSLNHLHRGGGHYFLLHNWSELIELDSAFNWLRSVHHFDPGLNSDFKSFKNGDTLVYAKGDSVLYSLDVGQSWSVEGINAPLNRDRKCLGLQGSQLIYSHGAGTLLLFDLKNSTLSYSGQNAYPGLYELCAAGPQYVGLAPQSFAGLNPAFSIFHRMDQQGKSVDTSLVPFASNRLAPAMAFKDSLNGIYADLGIFYYSSDGGKSWQSVPDSDTAQYFNIQVSRDANCYFGYGISKQGVFLSRVDDLGNRSALNFNFSGGNRIRDIAFSSCDTGLVVSDYGIYKTTDGGLSFQLVHQSSKLSWHLQFKQDTLFLAGRDSNYYSLGYTGPFIPIAAQPHYNWHGESGPYFFFNSHRVISYDADESKFRIADTRHNYSQSLSLPVDYIYDFLPSDFGAVAIGAGGQFYGIREEALFPADIALIEGLSLQPEIKVYPNPSKGYLIIEGGDFKEYKLYSLKGYLLDSGYINERIDISKFQSGIYILELNGFEESSSVRRLIYRE
- a CDS encoding phosphoglycerol geranylgeranyltransferase; translation: MEMPKVSHIIDGAQQRGKKMLAVLIDPDKPSEKELIELCTKASENGADLIFVGGSLLSRDSLEECLRTVKAHTSIPVLLFPGSVLQISDQADGILFLSLISGRNPDLLIGNHVIAAPYLKSSKLEVLPTAYMLVDCGTTTTAIYMSNSKALPYEKPDIAACTAMAGEFLGLRYFYLDGGSGASKSVSPQMVKAVRKSIDRPIIVGGGIRDAATARALVEAGADVIVVGNLFEQNPEAMADIAEAIHSF